The following proteins are co-located in the Alcaligenes faecalis genome:
- a CDS encoding BamA/TamA family outer membrane protein: MRKSGFCLLFSIVLSPAVWAQSSVPDVIIDPGGVPPQALKEIQRAVSAITRLAEDQDLGEVSRLRRRAHDATVSALQTQGYFDSVVTLEVGEDSSGEYWDIIIQPGEITRVRDIALDFKGKIQEPEYQVRLEGIKASFPLKAEDPFLNSVWSSAKADLLESVQRQDFYYARYIETRATVLADEGVADLSLKVDSGPRVRMGPLETTGLKRVPQSLIDRYVRYTPGDPYDQDKLDEWQQSLAATTFFRGAFVTLDEEAGSKKELPDGDVELPVHVRVTEAPSKQFTGSLGFDSDHGARVEALYRKNIVFGLPVWSEAGIGVDKNRQRAFYDIHLPPTIRGYKNSFGVLYDRSDVEGLDTERVALGWKLRQERKAAGTSRVEYETEWGLLGAWDKTKISGLPTRETPSAIATWQWLRRDVDKKYDPREGNLIDFGVGAGVTLDRGERFYRSNLRLQQWWPVGDWDVLSVRGEIGKVWGMTDRTPPDFGYRTGGARSIRGYKYQSIGLGRSDAVVGAPAMAVASVEYTHFFTSTYGMRAFVDVGDAASSFGDMDLAWGYGLGAVVRTPAGPFNLDLAYGQRDKRLRLSFSLGIAF; the protein is encoded by the coding sequence ATGCGCAAATCCGGCTTTTGCCTGTTGTTTTCGATAGTTCTGAGCCCTGCAGTATGGGCTCAGTCTTCCGTTCCTGATGTCATTATTGATCCGGGGGGCGTGCCCCCCCAGGCGCTGAAAGAAATTCAGCGCGCGGTCAGTGCCATTACACGTTTGGCGGAGGATCAGGACTTGGGAGAGGTCTCGCGCCTGCGACGCCGGGCTCATGATGCGACCGTCTCCGCCTTGCAGACTCAGGGTTATTTTGACTCTGTGGTCACGCTGGAGGTGGGCGAGGATTCCAGCGGTGAATATTGGGACATCATTATTCAGCCGGGTGAAATCACGCGCGTACGAGACATTGCCCTGGACTTCAAAGGCAAGATTCAGGAGCCGGAGTACCAGGTGCGTCTGGAAGGAATCAAAGCCAGCTTTCCCCTGAAAGCGGAGGATCCTTTTTTAAATTCAGTCTGGTCGTCGGCCAAGGCGGATTTGCTGGAAAGTGTGCAGCGTCAGGACTTTTACTACGCTCGTTACATCGAGACGCGGGCGACGGTGCTGGCGGACGAAGGCGTGGCTGACCTGTCCCTGAAAGTGGATAGTGGGCCGCGGGTTCGCATGGGGCCGCTGGAAACCACTGGCCTGAAGCGGGTTCCCCAGTCCTTGATCGACCGTTATGTGCGTTACACACCAGGCGACCCTTACGATCAGGACAAGTTGGACGAGTGGCAGCAATCATTGGCTGCCACCACTTTCTTTCGGGGCGCCTTTGTCACCCTGGATGAAGAGGCCGGCAGCAAGAAAGAACTTCCTGATGGTGATGTAGAACTGCCAGTGCATGTGCGGGTAACAGAGGCGCCGTCTAAACAGTTCACCGGCTCTTTGGGTTTTGACAGCGACCACGGAGCGCGTGTTGAAGCCTTGTATCGAAAGAATATTGTGTTTGGCCTGCCTGTCTGGTCCGAGGCCGGTATCGGGGTGGATAAAAACCGCCAGAGGGCGTTTTATGACATCCATTTGCCACCCACGATTCGCGGCTACAAGAACAGTTTTGGCGTTTTGTACGATCGTTCCGACGTTGAAGGTCTGGATACGGAGCGAGTGGCTTTGGGCTGGAAGCTGCGTCAGGAACGAAAGGCGGCGGGCACTAGCCGCGTAGAGTATGAAACGGAGTGGGGTTTGCTGGGGGCCTGGGATAAGACCAAGATTTCTGGTCTGCCAACGCGTGAAACCCCTTCAGCCATTGCAACCTGGCAGTGGTTGCGTCGCGATGTGGACAAGAAATACGACCCACGTGAAGGCAATTTGATTGATTTTGGTGTTGGTGCTGGTGTCACCCTGGATCGGGGTGAAAGGTTTTACCGCAGCAATTTGCGACTCCAGCAATGGTGGCCGGTTGGAGATTGGGACGTCTTGTCCGTACGTGGTGAAATCGGCAAAGTGTGGGGGATGACGGATCGGACGCCGCCTGATTTTGGCTATCGCACCGGGGGCGCGCGCAGTATCCGGGGCTATAAGTATCAAAGTATTGGTCTTGGGCGCAGCGATGCTGTGGTGGGGGCTCCGGCCATGGCGGTGGCCAGCGTGGAGTACACGCATTTTTTCACCAGCACATACGGTATGCGTGCCTTTGTGGATGTGGGCGATGCCGCGTCCAGTTTTGGTGATATGGACTTGGCGTGGGGTTACGGTTTGGGCGCAGTGGTCCGAACCCCTGCCGGGCCTTTTAATCTTGATCTGGCCTATGGTCAGCGGGATAAACGCTTACGTTTAAGTTTCTCTTTGGGAATCGCATTTTAA
- a CDS encoding arginine/lysine/ornithine decarboxylase: MKFRFPIVIIDEDYRSENTSGLGIRALASAIEAEGVEVLGVTSYGDLSSFAQQQSRASAFILSIDDEEFDVDSPEDVANAIKNLRSFIGELRFRNEDIPIYLYGETRTSQHIPNDILRELHGFIHMFEDTPEFVARHIIREARSYLESLAPPFFRELVKYASDGSYSWHCPGHSGGVAFLKSPVGQMFHQFFGENMLRADVCNAVDELGQLLDHTGPVAEAERNAARIFHADHCFFVTNGTSTSNKIVWHANVANNDVVVVDRNCHKSILHAITMTGAIPVFLRPTRNHLGIIGPIPQEEFLPENIARKIEANPFASKAKNKKPRILTLTQSTYDGVIYNVEMIKETLDSKISTLHFDEAWLPHAAFHDFYHDMHAIGADRPRTKDTMIYATHSTHKMLAGLSQASQITVQDAENRPLDRNVFNEAYLMHTSTSPQYAIIASCDVAAAMMEPPGGTALVEESICEAMDFRRAMRKVSKEYGENDWWFKVWGPDNLPEEGIGQREDWILRSDAEWHGFGKLSTNFNMLDPVKATVVTPGLDISGTFAEQGIPAALVSKYLAEHGVVVEKTGLYSFFILFTIGITKGRWNTLLTALQQFKDDYDRNQPMWRILPDFCKTQPTYERMGLRDLCQQIHQAYRKYDLARLTTEVYLSDMVPALKPSDAYAKMAHGDIERVGIDELEGRVTGVLLTPYPPGIPLLIPGERFNSRIVEYLQFAREFNARFPGFETYVHGLAQDIGPDGLPRYYVDCVLESETNE; the protein is encoded by the coding sequence ATGAAGTTTCGTTTTCCCATCGTCATCATCGACGAAGACTACCGTTCCGAAAATACGTCGGGCCTGGGCATTCGAGCCCTGGCCTCGGCGATAGAGGCCGAAGGCGTAGAGGTTCTCGGGGTCACCAGCTATGGTGACCTTAGTTCTTTTGCGCAACAGCAAAGCCGCGCGAGCGCCTTCATTTTGTCGATTGATGATGAGGAATTCGATGTGGATTCCCCAGAGGACGTCGCCAACGCGATCAAGAACCTGCGCTCCTTTATTGGCGAGCTGCGGTTCCGCAACGAGGACATCCCCATCTATCTGTACGGCGAGACACGCACCTCGCAGCATATCCCCAACGATATTTTGCGCGAGCTGCACGGTTTCATTCACATGTTCGAGGACACGCCTGAGTTCGTGGCGCGTCACATCATCCGTGAAGCCCGCTCTTATCTGGAAAGCCTGGCACCGCCGTTTTTCCGCGAACTGGTCAAATACGCGTCTGACGGGTCTTATTCCTGGCACTGTCCTGGGCACTCGGGTGGCGTAGCTTTCCTGAAAAGCCCGGTTGGCCAGATGTTTCACCAGTTTTTTGGTGAAAACATGCTGCGTGCCGACGTCTGTAATGCGGTCGATGAGCTGGGGCAGTTGCTGGATCATACCGGCCCGGTCGCTGAGGCCGAGCGCAACGCGGCTCGTATCTTCCATGCCGACCATTGCTTTTTCGTCACCAATGGCACGTCCACCTCCAACAAGATCGTCTGGCATGCGAATGTGGCCAATAACGATGTGGTGGTGGTGGACCGTAACTGCCACAAGTCGATTCTGCACGCCATTACCATGACAGGCGCTATTCCGGTGTTTCTGCGTCCAACCCGCAACCACTTGGGTATTATTGGCCCCATCCCGCAAGAAGAATTTTTGCCGGAGAATATTGCGCGCAAGATCGAGGCCAATCCCTTTGCCAGCAAGGCCAAAAACAAGAAACCCCGTATTCTGACGCTGACGCAAAGTACGTACGACGGCGTGATCTATAACGTGGAAATGATCAAGGAAACGCTGGACTCCAAGATCTCTACGCTGCACTTTGATGAGGCCTGGTTGCCACATGCGGCTTTCCACGACTTCTATCACGATATGCATGCCATTGGTGCGGATCGTCCGCGTACCAAAGACACCATGATTTACGCCACGCACTCCACACACAAAATGTTGGCTGGTTTGTCGCAGGCGTCCCAGATTACGGTGCAGGATGCGGAAAACCGCCCCTTGGACCGCAACGTGTTCAACGAAGCGTATTTGATGCACACCAGCACCAGTCCGCAGTATGCGATTATTGCATCCTGTGATGTGGCTGCGGCCATGATGGAGCCGCCCGGCGGCACGGCACTGGTCGAAGAAAGCATTTGCGAGGCCATGGACTTCCGTCGCGCCATGCGCAAGGTGTCCAAGGAATACGGCGAGAACGACTGGTGGTTCAAGGTTTGGGGCCCGGATAATCTGCCTGAAGAGGGTATAGGCCAGCGCGAGGACTGGATTTTGCGCTCCGATGCGGAATGGCACGGTTTTGGCAAGTTGTCGACCAACTTCAATATGCTGGACCCGGTCAAAGCCACGGTCGTGACACCTGGTCTGGATATTTCCGGCACCTTTGCCGAGCAGGGCATCCCGGCTGCCCTGGTGTCCAAATATCTGGCTGAGCACGGTGTGGTGGTCGAGAAAACCGGCTTGTATTCCTTCTTTATTCTGTTCACCATTGGCATCACCAAAGGCCGCTGGAATACCTTGCTGACCGCCTTGCAGCAGTTCAAGGACGATTACGACCGCAACCAACCCATGTGGCGCATCTTGCCGGACTTCTGCAAAACCCAGCCTACGTACGAGCGCATGGGCTTGCGAGACCTGTGTCAGCAGATTCACCAGGCTTACCGCAAGTACGATCTGGCCCGCTTGACGACCGAGGTGTACCTGAGCGACATGGTTCCCGCTCTGAAGCCTTCGGATGCCTATGCCAAGATGGCGCACGGCGATATCGAGCGCGTGGGCATTGACGAACTGGAAGGCCGTGTGACGGGTGTCTTGCTGACGCCTTACCCGCCCGGTATTCCC
- a CDS encoding translocation/assembly module TamB domain-containing protein: protein MAWLRRWFRYFALWGIPFVVVALLLVCGFVYWVLASQAGTSWALRTALPYAQGSAQGVRGTIWDGLSIDHLVLALPDTHVDIERLRLQANWKELWERRLHVVELSAHKVDVALTSSDEPKSDEPFKMPELPISIAVDKLALGQFLLTQDGTPLPVAIADLSSALALDSGSAQLRLYDLMVANESIRAGFQGEVALDGLEAPYPARADIQIIARGLTADSPICAKQYLPAYAEQSKSGKPAAKAVADPSKTTSVADTVKTSAKAAAASAAEKTDNRTAEKSSETTSEKAAEQHAEPAQAVLTQQGQSEASEQSRAISSSQSVDQPVDAHGVAGVISSEPGGSTGLAEEERIQKPVAVPEPEPLPDCVVNAQITLNGSLEQATLLLNGHGQGYSLDASAELSPLDSVPVRQAKLAVKLPDESSLDADFAWDATQEGVHVQDHFKGQFRSSKLDLHALLGDVLPDALINTQGQFDVVLADKEQLLSANVDVQLLQGSRWNKQTAIGQIKAKASAPAQPGQPDWWRQLSVSDVLTDMKIGDNQVQLKGGFGMSGKAELDLLAKVPRAEQLWPGLELGKVLAEGQLRGDIAHHTLQLKGQYDLGGTAKGQLGQGLAEADLALEGGWHFADQGKAAYWDGKVSRLVADHAGLIVRLQSALPVRFTDALRAPEPPAQVATAAAKDQTTVDRDAAAPSSSAEATTPATAQTTTTSATATAEPAKAQAGAPENTADKTVNAPKVPEPLAPWSVRVGAGTLSTTVDGEPWINLRHQESSYQPDHWASRGELLDLVLSEPRIARLLRKVGVEGNADKAKGGVKIAKNKKTQPPEIDIKARWDLKFNGALAGQVRVDRVAGDVQVLAEPPMSLGLEDLSIVIDAKPTSGTTSRLEAQLDLRTKEMGYLTAKAQTPIHGLALDENDRKTVSIQADIDDLSWTSLFLGDAMELGGRLNADVSIDVGAKWAWTSRGTVTGRELRFTRLDDGIRLIDGQLDASFDDDIFRLDSLTFPARPRVEPQEWRTATWLKESPEAKDGKLTVSGQWNLSTQQGAFGVDIFRFPILQRSDRYAMMSGNINLDMELPRIAITGKVVADAGWFNLDMLGGIPTVDSDVVIVRAGDEPAAEPSQAATDMSMDIEVDLGPRFYLTGYGVNSGLVGNLRITMAGGKLTGMGALRTRGGRIELYGQKLLLKRGTVTFQGDITSPILDIEAVRTGLAVEAGVKVIGTARRPRIDLVSYPEVSEVEKLSWLLLGHGPDDSGGDMALLLSVGTSFLGDGEPFYRKFGIDEVAMRSGDLGSAGSILPVESVVKSLNSGTSNEERKFIAITKALTADFSVSLEQAMADTGTVGRASYRLARGLTAELSAGTVNGLALIYRWFSKD from the coding sequence ATGGCTTGGCTTCGGCGCTGGTTCCGATATTTCGCATTGTGGGGTATCCCCTTTGTGGTGGTGGCCCTGCTGCTTGTTTGCGGCTTTGTGTATTGGGTGCTGGCCAGCCAGGCCGGTACGAGCTGGGCTCTGCGCACGGCTTTGCCCTACGCGCAGGGCAGTGCCCAAGGCGTGCGCGGGACGATCTGGGATGGCTTGAGTATCGACCACCTCGTGCTGGCCCTGCCTGACACCCACGTAGATATCGAACGTTTGCGTCTACAGGCTAACTGGAAAGAGCTATGGGAGCGTCGCTTGCATGTGGTGGAGCTCAGCGCCCATAAAGTGGATGTGGCCTTGACATCCTCGGACGAGCCCAAATCCGACGAACCCTTCAAAATGCCCGAGCTGCCCATCAGCATTGCCGTGGACAAGCTGGCCTTGGGGCAGTTCTTGTTGACGCAAGATGGCACTCCCTTGCCGGTCGCGATTGCAGATTTGTCCTCGGCACTGGCTTTGGATTCCGGCAGTGCACAACTGCGGCTGTACGATTTGATGGTGGCCAATGAGTCCATTCGCGCTGGCTTTCAAGGCGAAGTGGCGTTGGATGGTCTGGAAGCGCCTTACCCGGCCCGAGCTGATATTCAAATCATTGCACGTGGTTTGACGGCGGATTCACCGATTTGCGCGAAGCAGTATCTGCCTGCCTATGCGGAGCAGTCGAAGTCCGGAAAACCCGCCGCGAAGGCAGTAGCCGACCCGTCCAAAACAACCAGCGTTGCTGACACGGTTAAGACCTCTGCCAAGGCGGCTGCAGCTTCCGCTGCTGAGAAAACTGACAATCGAACAGCAGAAAAATCATCAGAAACAACGTCGGAAAAAGCAGCAGAACAACACGCCGAACCTGCACAGGCCGTATTGACGCAGCAAGGCCAATCTGAGGCCAGCGAACAGAGTCGTGCGATTTCTTCCAGCCAATCTGTCGATCAGCCTGTAGATGCTCATGGTGTCGCCGGAGTCATCAGTTCCGAGCCTGGGGGCAGTACGGGTCTTGCCGAGGAAGAACGTATCCAGAAGCCGGTTGCTGTTCCTGAGCCCGAGCCTTTGCCCGATTGTGTGGTCAACGCGCAAATCACTTTGAATGGCTCTTTGGAACAAGCCACCTTGCTGCTCAATGGTCATGGTCAGGGCTATAGCCTGGATGCCAGCGCAGAGTTGAGCCCGTTGGATTCCGTGCCCGTGCGTCAGGCCAAGCTGGCCGTGAAACTGCCGGACGAGTCCTCGCTGGATGCCGATTTTGCCTGGGATGCCACGCAGGAAGGCGTACATGTCCAAGACCATTTCAAAGGTCAGTTCCGTAGCAGCAAACTGGATCTGCACGCCTTGCTGGGCGATGTGCTGCCAGACGCCTTGATCAATACCCAAGGCCAGTTTGATGTGGTCTTGGCAGATAAAGAGCAGTTGCTCTCCGCCAACGTAGACGTACAACTTTTGCAAGGCAGCCGCTGGAACAAACAGACTGCAATCGGCCAGATCAAGGCAAAAGCCTCTGCACCGGCTCAGCCAGGCCAGCCGGATTGGTGGCGTCAGTTAAGTGTTTCGGATGTGCTCACCGATATGAAGATTGGTGATAACCAGGTGCAGTTGAAAGGTGGCTTTGGCATGTCTGGCAAGGCCGAGCTGGATTTGCTGGCGAAGGTTCCTCGTGCTGAGCAACTGTGGCCTGGTTTGGAATTGGGCAAGGTTTTGGCAGAAGGGCAGTTGCGTGGCGATATCGCTCATCACACTTTGCAGTTGAAAGGCCAATACGACTTGGGCGGCACGGCCAAGGGGCAACTGGGCCAAGGTTTGGCCGAGGCGGATCTGGCACTGGAAGGTGGTTGGCACTTTGCCGATCAGGGCAAGGCTGCCTATTGGGATGGCAAGGTAAGCCGTTTGGTGGCCGACCATGCCGGATTGATCGTTCGTTTGCAGTCGGCACTGCCTGTGCGCTTTACCGATGCTTTGCGGGCGCCAGAGCCTCCGGCTCAAGTTGCCACAGCAGCGGCCAAGGACCAAACCACGGTTGACCGTGATGCAGCGGCCCCATCCTCTTCGGCAGAGGCCACTACGCCAGCGACTGCACAGACGACGACTACGTCTGCTACAGCGACAGCAGAGCCAGCGAAGGCACAGGCGGGTGCTCCCGAAAACACAGCCGATAAAACTGTAAACGCTCCCAAGGTACCTGAGCCATTGGCCCCCTGGTCGGTACGAGTCGGTGCTGGTACTTTGAGCACGACGGTTGATGGTGAGCCCTGGATCAATCTGCGCCACCAGGAGTCTAGTTACCAACCTGACCACTGGGCCAGCCGCGGCGAGTTGCTGGATCTGGTCTTGTCCGAACCTCGCATCGCGCGTTTGTTGCGTAAAGTTGGCGTAGAAGGAAACGCTGACAAGGCCAAGGGTGGCGTCAAGATTGCCAAGAACAAGAAAACGCAGCCGCCTGAAATTGATATCAAAGCTCGTTGGGATCTGAAGTTCAATGGCGCCTTGGCGGGGCAGGTGCGTGTAGACCGTGTCGCGGGGGATGTTCAGGTTCTTGCCGAACCCCCCATGTCTCTGGGTCTGGAGGATCTGAGCATCGTCATTGATGCGAAACCTACCTCAGGTACCACCAGCCGGCTGGAGGCCCAGTTGGATTTGCGTACCAAGGAAATGGGCTACCTGACTGCCAAGGCACAAACACCCATTCACGGGCTGGCTCTGGATGAGAACGATCGCAAAACGGTCAGCATTCAAGCTGATATTGATGATTTGAGCTGGACGAGCCTGTTTTTGGGCGATGCCATGGAGCTGGGTGGTCGCTTGAATGCGGACGTGAGTATTGATGTGGGCGCGAAATGGGCCTGGACCAGCCGCGGTACGGTTACTGGCCGCGAGTTGCGCTTTACTCGCCTGGACGACGGTATCCGTCTCATTGACGGGCAGTTGGATGCCAGTTTTGACGACGATATTTTCCGGCTGGATTCGTTGACCTTCCCGGCCCGTCCACGGGTAGAACCGCAAGAGTGGCGTACGGCCACCTGGTTGAAAGAAAGTCCGGAGGCCAAAGATGGCAAGCTGACGGTTTCCGGGCAGTGGAATCTGAGTACTCAGCAAGGGGCATTTGGCGTCGATATTTTCCGTTTCCCTATTTTGCAACGCTCTGACCGTTACGCCATGATGTCCGGCAATATCAATCTGGACATGGAACTGCCCCGTATTGCGATTACCGGTAAGGTGGTGGCCGACGCAGGATGGTTCAATCTGGATATGTTGGGCGGCATTCCCACGGTAGACAGCGACGTGGTGATTGTGCGGGCGGGTGATGAACCTGCCGCCGAGCCATCTCAGGCAGCCACTGATATGAGTATGGATATTGAGGTGGATTTGGGCCCACGCTTTTATCTAACTGGGTATGGCGTGAACTCTGGCCTGGTTGGCAATCTGCGGATCACGATGGCGGGTGGCAAGTTAACTGGCATGGGCGCCTTGCGCACTCGTGGTGGACGTATCGAGCTGTATGGACAGAAACTCTTGCTCAAGCGCGGTACGGTGACCTTTCAGGGCGATATCACCTCGCCGATTCTGGATATTGAAGCTGTGCGCACCGGTCTGGCGGTAGAGGCAGGCGTTAAGGTGATTGGTACGGCGCGCAGACCCCGAATCGATTTGGTGTCTTATCCGGAAGTCAGTGAAGTTGAAAAATTGTCTTGGCTCCTGCTGGGACACGGACCGGATGATTCCGGTGGCGATATGGCCTTGCTGCTTAGCGTGGGTACCTCTTTCCTGGGTGATGGCGAACCCTTCTACCGCAAGTTCGGTATTGATGAAGTTGCCATGCGCTCGGGTGACCTGGGCAGTGCCGGTAGCATTTTGCCGGTGGAAAGTGTGGTCAAATCCCTGAACAGTGGCACCAGCAATGAAGAGCGCAAGTTCATTGCGATTACCAAGGCCTTGACGGCCGATTTTTCGGTCAGCCTGGAGCAGGCCATGGCCGATACCGGCACGGTAGGTCGAGCCAGCTACCGTCTGGCGCGGGGCCTGACCGCTGAGCTCAGCGCGGGTACGGTAAACGGTCTGGCCCTGATTTACCGCTGGTTCTCCAAGGATTGA
- the apbC gene encoding iron-sulfur cluster carrier protein ApbC produces the protein MTVSSERVLQALESVTDPNTLKKLSVDAGRCELSMDQNQVELTLHLPYTAYDIQGQLRERIEQALAGVGATLSKLHLSPRIGIHAVQEGLRPMPNIRNIIAVSSGKGGVGKSTTSVNLALALHMQGARVGLLDADIYGPSVPTMLGLHERPRSADGKMMEPLIGHGLQANSIGFLLDEDAPAIWRGPMATQALTQLLTQTRWDNLDYLIIDMPPGTGDIALTLSQKVPLTGAVIVTTPQDLALIDAKRGLNMFQKVNVPVLGIVENMSVHICSNCGHADPVFGQHGGRDMASQFNVPWLGALPLAMSIRAQTDSGTPTVIASADSPEARLYHEIANRVSANLSQLPPDTSGQRPKVVPRPL, from the coding sequence ATGACAGTGAGTTCCGAGCGCGTGTTGCAAGCCCTGGAGAGTGTGACCGATCCCAACACGTTAAAGAAGTTATCGGTCGATGCGGGTCGATGCGAACTGAGCATGGATCAGAACCAGGTTGAGCTGACGTTGCATCTGCCCTATACAGCGTATGACATTCAGGGGCAACTGCGCGAACGTATCGAGCAAGCCTTGGCGGGCGTGGGTGCCACTCTGTCCAAGCTGCATCTGAGTCCTCGTATTGGTATACATGCCGTGCAGGAAGGCTTGCGCCCCATGCCCAATATTCGCAACATTATTGCGGTGTCCTCGGGCAAGGGCGGGGTCGGCAAAAGTACGACTTCGGTGAACCTGGCCTTGGCCTTGCATATGCAGGGTGCGCGTGTCGGTTTGCTGGATGCGGATATTTACGGTCCTAGTGTGCCCACTATGCTGGGCCTGCACGAGCGTCCGCGCAGTGCTGACGGCAAGATGATGGAGCCGCTGATTGGCCACGGTCTGCAAGCGAACTCGATTGGTTTCTTGTTGGATGAGGACGCTCCCGCAATCTGGCGCGGTCCGATGGCCACCCAGGCGCTGACACAGTTGCTTACACAAACGCGTTGGGACAATCTGGACTATTTGATCATCGACATGCCCCCAGGCACGGGTGATATTGCCTTGACTCTGTCGCAGAAAGTTCCATTGACGGGGGCCGTCATTGTGACTACCCCTCAGGATCTGGCCCTGATCGACGCCAAGCGTGGCCTTAATATGTTCCAGAAGGTCAATGTGCCTGTCTTGGGTATTGTGGAAAACATGTCGGTTCACATTTGCTCGAATTGTGGTCATGCCGACCCGGTCTTTGGCCAGCATGGTGGTCGCGATATGGCCAGTCAGTTCAACGTGCCTTGGCTGGGTGCCCTGCCGTTGGCAATGAGCATTCGGGCTCAAACCGACTCTGGTACCCCGACGGTGATTGCCAGCGCAGACAGTCCCGAGGCCCGCCTGTATCACGAGATTGCCAATCGCGTTTCGGCTAACTTGTCGCAACTTCCTCCAGACACGTCGGGGCAGCGCCCCAAGGTTGTTCCTCGTCCTCTTTGA
- the dcd gene encoding dCTP deaminase — protein sequence MSIKSDRWIRRAAAQGMIEPFEPGQVRNVDGQRIVSYGTSSYGYDVRCANEFKIFTNINSTIVDPKAFDEKSFVDFVGDVCIIPPNSFALARTVEYFRIPRSVLTMCLGKSTYARCGIIVNVTPLEPEWEGHVTLEFSNTTPLPAKIYAGEGCAQMLFFESDEVCEVSYRDRGGKYQGQQGVTLPRT from the coding sequence ATGAGTATCAAAAGCGACCGTTGGATTCGGCGGGCTGCTGCCCAAGGCATGATTGAGCCTTTCGAGCCAGGCCAAGTGCGCAATGTAGACGGACAACGTATCGTCAGCTACGGCACCAGCAGCTATGGCTACGATGTGCGTTGTGCCAACGAATTCAAGATTTTCACCAATATCAACTCGACCATCGTGGATCCCAAGGCCTTCGATGAAAAATCCTTTGTGGATTTTGTCGGGGACGTGTGCATTATTCCGCCCAATTCTTTCGCGCTGGCTCGCACGGTCGAGTACTTTCGTATTCCCCGCAGTGTGTTGACCATGTGTCTGGGCAAAAGCACCTATGCCCGTTGCGGCATCATCGTGAACGTGACCCCGCTGGAACCCGAATGGGAAGGCCATGTCACCTTGGAGTTTTCCAACACCACTCCGCTGCCAGCCAAGATTTATGCGGGCGAAGGGTGTGCACAAATGCTGTTCTTTGAAAGCGATGAAGTGTGCGAAGTGTCGTACCGCGATCGTGGCGGCAAATATCAGGGTCAACAGGGCGTTACCTTGCCCCGTACCTAG